The following proteins are co-located in the Gigantopelta aegis isolate Gae_Host chromosome 5, Gae_host_genome, whole genome shotgun sequence genome:
- the LOC121373744 gene encoding uncharacterized protein LOC121373744 encodes MSATLPNTCLLSRYAECINAFNFGLKWPYLPLTNHMSKKNNSSFSKITFTQVHSQPGFRKSTKQFLDLTNMLIPTMTINNNIINISLTLFYSRNDLINHSLECSLRIFHSKWTNQIFE; translated from the exons atgtcagccaCCTTGCCGAACACATGTTTGCTCTCCAg gtACGCCGAATGCATCAATGCTTTCAACTTTGGCCTCAAGTGGCCTTACTTGCCCTTGACCAACCACATGTCCAAGAAAAACAACAGTAGCTTTAGCAAAATCACTTTTACCCAAGTTCACAGTCAACCGGGCTTTAGAAAGTCTACCAAACAGTTCCTTGATTTGACTAATATGCTGATTCCAACTATGACTATAAACAACAATATCATCAACATAAGCCTGACATTGTTCTACTCCAGAAATGACCTGATTAATCATTCTTTGGAATGTAGCCTGAGAATTTTTCATTCCAAATGGACAAACCAGATATTCGAATAA